The Akkermansia muciniphila genome contains a region encoding:
- a CDS encoding acyl carrier protein, whose protein sequence is MSDNSIEEKVRSIIVDQLGVESDKVTADAKFIEDLGADSLDTVELVMAFEENFDIEVPDEEAEKLQSVADVVAYIEKVQG, encoded by the coding sequence ATGTCTGACAACAGCATCGAAGAAAAAGTAAGAAGTATCATCGTTGACCAACTTGGCGTTGAATCCGATAAAGTGACTGCTGATGCGAAATTCATCGAGGATCTCGGTGCTGATTCGCTGGATACCGTTGAACTCGTGATGGCTTTCGAAGAAAACTTTGACATTGAAGTGCCCGACGAAGAAGCTGAAAAGCTCCAGTCCGTTGCCGACGTGGTTGCCTACATCGAAAAGGTTCAGGGTTAA
- a CDS encoding type III pantothenate kinase — protein sequence MTYLLIDNSNTRTKFVLSTPDALLPERYMIPTREVSEERLDEVLSGVRYDAAVVCSVVPRVAEALKNWMVRPCHFLSCDSRLNVGIDYPHPRQIGADRLANAVGAVAYYGYPCVVVDFGTAVTFDVIGPECTYKGGVIAPGLASMGDYLARNTALLPAIDPQEPSRVIGTSTVEAMQSGAVYGYRGLVKEILARLEGELGVRPAVVATGGDAALIARGVERIDRVDPDITLNGLRMAASLNL from the coding sequence GTGACCTATCTGCTGATTGACAATTCCAACACGCGCACCAAGTTCGTGCTTTCCACGCCGGACGCCCTGCTGCCGGAACGGTACATGATTCCCACCCGGGAGGTGAGCGAGGAACGGCTGGATGAAGTGCTTTCCGGCGTGCGTTATGATGCCGCCGTGGTGTGCTCCGTGGTGCCGCGCGTGGCGGAAGCGCTGAAAAACTGGATGGTCAGGCCGTGCCACTTCCTCTCCTGTGATTCCAGGCTGAACGTGGGCATTGACTATCCGCACCCGCGCCAGATAGGCGCTGACAGGCTGGCGAATGCCGTAGGCGCGGTGGCGTATTACGGGTACCCGTGCGTTGTGGTGGACTTCGGCACCGCGGTGACCTTTGACGTGATCGGCCCCGAATGCACGTACAAGGGCGGCGTGATCGCTCCGGGGCTTGCCAGCATGGGGGATTATCTGGCGCGCAATACCGCGCTCCTTCCCGCCATTGACCCCCAGGAGCCTTCCCGCGTCATCGGAACCAGCACGGTGGAGGCCATGCAGTCCGGCGCCGTGTACGGCTACCGGGGGCTGGTGAAGGAAATCCTGGCCCGGCTGGAAGGGGAGCTGGGCGTCCGGCCCGCCGTGGTGGCTACGGGAGGGGATGCCGCGCTGATCGCCAGGGGCGTGGAGCGCATTGACCGCGTGGACCCGGATATTACGCTGAACGGGCTGCGCATGGCCGCCTCCCTGAATCTTTGA
- a CDS encoding LysM domain-containing protein, with product MTSSARAFFSLLAAAFCAQGALADGENYSLWPRRPEALAEARRLMDRGTLPQALELLQPLAEQGGVVGREAKDLIGSLRIRQLLDPNGPDVKKYTVRRGDSWIRMVRKLECSQAMLMHLNGLMDIPVLHAGDVFKYRPLNFHVVVNVPEKEVCLYDGKNFVKGYPILAMRDGGKKNVETAVKEDQASVSIYSKQFPSADKTLLLSAGGYVIDASRGAPRSPGFYLSRQDCNELAMLTRAGTRVTILREKGAQQQ from the coding sequence TTGACTTCAAGCGCAAGGGCCTTCTTTAGCCTGCTGGCGGCGGCCTTCTGCGCCCAGGGAGCTTTGGCGGACGGAGAGAACTATTCCCTCTGGCCTCGCCGTCCGGAAGCCCTGGCGGAGGCGCGCCGCCTGATGGACCGCGGCACGCTGCCCCAGGCTCTGGAACTGCTCCAGCCCCTGGCGGAGCAGGGAGGCGTGGTGGGGCGCGAGGCCAAGGATCTCATCGGCAGCCTGCGCATCCGCCAGTTGCTGGACCCCAACGGTCCGGACGTGAAGAAATACACTGTCCGGAGGGGGGATTCCTGGATACGCATGGTCAGGAAGCTGGAATGTTCCCAGGCCATGCTGATGCATCTCAACGGCCTGATGGACATTCCCGTTCTGCATGCGGGGGACGTGTTCAAGTACCGTCCGCTGAATTTCCATGTGGTGGTCAACGTCCCGGAAAAAGAGGTCTGCCTTTACGACGGCAAGAATTTTGTGAAGGGGTACCCCATTCTGGCCATGAGGGATGGCGGGAAAAAGAATGTGGAAACCGCCGTCAAGGAGGACCAGGCCTCCGTCTCCATTTACAGCAAGCAGTTCCCCTCTGCGGATAAAACGTTGCTGCTGTCGGCGGGCGGGTATGTCATTGACGCCTCCCGCGGCGCGCCCCGTTCACCGGGCTTTTATTTAAGCCGGCAGGATTGTAATGAACTGGCCATGCTGACCCGTGCGGGCACCAGGGTGACCATTCTCAGGGAGAAGGGAGCGCAGCAGCAGTGA
- a CDS encoding glycosyltransferase, translating to MEKGRLPRILILTAGYGEGHHSAARGVRDALAGRAEVRVTDLCAEAMPGMFRVTRAAYLWIISRTPRLWKLMYEVSDRRNLAEKPVKGLGPVEHLLERLLREWKPDAVVSTYMVYPYMLDSLAARTGKAVPYLTVVTDSCVINKSWLCSESPLWAVTDPWTREIMMEKGLPPDRLRVTGFPVNPGLGALAREHPVSWREGEPFRVLYFAQRSARHARAELEAMLEADPAISVTCILGRRFRRIYPHIRELRARYGRRLTVRGWTRRVPSYLSASHVVVGKAGGATVHEVLAAARPMLVNFLLPGQEEGNARLLEKLGGGRHVPDARALASALAGMMADGGAPWRRMHENLLKANMTGGSGRIADLVLKLAQERTN from the coding sequence ATGGAGAAAGGAAGGCTGCCGCGCATTCTGATTCTGACTGCAGGGTACGGGGAAGGGCACCATTCCGCGGCCCGAGGCGTGCGGGATGCGCTGGCGGGACGCGCGGAAGTCCGCGTGACGGACCTGTGCGCGGAGGCCATGCCCGGCATGTTCCGCGTGACGCGCGCCGCGTACCTCTGGATCATTTCCCGCACTCCGCGCCTCTGGAAGCTGATGTATGAGGTGAGCGACAGGCGCAACCTGGCGGAGAAGCCCGTCAAGGGGCTGGGCCCGGTGGAACATCTGCTGGAACGCCTGCTGCGGGAATGGAAGCCGGACGCCGTTGTCTCCACGTACATGGTGTATCCTTACATGCTGGATTCGCTGGCGGCCCGTACCGGGAAGGCCGTGCCGTACCTGACCGTCGTGACGGACTCCTGCGTGATCAACAAGTCCTGGCTGTGTTCGGAATCCCCGCTGTGGGCCGTAACGGATCCCTGGACGCGGGAAATCATGATGGAAAAGGGCCTTCCGCCGGACAGGCTGCGCGTGACGGGATTTCCCGTCAATCCCGGCCTGGGCGCGCTGGCGCGGGAGCATCCCGTTTCCTGGAGGGAGGGGGAGCCGTTCCGCGTGCTTTACTTTGCCCAGCGTTCCGCGCGGCATGCCCGCGCGGAGCTGGAAGCCATGCTGGAGGCGGACCCCGCCATCAGCGTGACCTGCATTCTGGGGCGCCGGTTCAGGCGCATTTACCCCCATATACGGGAGTTGCGCGCCAGGTACGGGCGCAGGCTGACGGTGCGCGGCTGGACGCGCCGCGTGCCCTCCTACCTTTCAGCCAGCCATGTGGTGGTGGGGAAGGCCGGGGGAGCCACGGTGCATGAGGTGCTGGCGGCCGCGCGGCCCATGCTGGTCAACTTCCTTCTTCCGGGCCAGGAAGAGGGCAACGCGCGCCTGCTGGAAAAGCTGGGCGGCGGACGCCATGTTCCGGATGCACGCGCCTTGGCCTCTGCCCTGGCGGGGATGATGGCGGACGGCGGCGCGCCATGGCGGCGCATGCATGAAAATTTATTGAAGGCCAATATGACCGGAGGAAGCGGGCGGATAGCGGATTTGGTCTTGAAACTGGCGCAGGAACGTACTAACTGA